The bacterium Unc6 region CATTCAGATATTTATGTACTATACTTGTAATCAGTGTTTGATATAGAATACCCTCATCTACGGCTTTGCGTTGAATACCAATGAAATCCTGCTTGGACATACGGATACTAATCCTCTGATCTTTTTTCAAGGCATTTTTGGCATATTTAGCATATTTCTTGATCTCTGCCGCCATATTTTTAACTGGTTTCCACTCTCCTCTTTCAATAGATGATGATAATTCTTGTTCTTCTTTATCAAGTTGATAATTACGCATCTTAATCGCCTCCCTGTCTCAAATATTCCTTAGTTAACTTACGGCTAGGAATAATAGTTTTGAGAAACAAATCATCTCCCGTCTTAACAAATGGAACATAATAAACGTAATTGTTTAACTCCATAACAAAGACTCTCTGGTTCTTGTATTTTTTACTGGGATTTTGGATAATAGCCAATACTTGCTGATTTTCAATACAAACCAATATTTCTTCAAATGAAATATCTCGTTCAGTTTTTAACTTTTGATTTTTAGTTGGATCCCAGTAAATGTTCCCCATTAAAATAAGTATACGCTATTCTGTGTTAAATGTCAACACATTTAGCACAGATTTTTTAACTCTTTAAACCCCTCTCTACAATCTAAATAATATTACTTCTGCGCCAGCATCTCTGCCGCTTCCTATAGATCTTCCGGAAACACCCCGTACAAAAATCTTCGATTTTCTACGGGGCAAGCATCCACATAATACCTCAACCCCGTTAGATAAGTTTTTCTATCTAACGGGGTCAACGTCGTCGCCACATCTGAATTCTAGTTAGGAAAATCTACTCCTGTTTCTCTTTCATCTT contains the following coding sequences:
- a CDS encoding antitoxin; translation: MRNYQLDKEEQELSSSIERGEWKPVKNMAAEIKKYAKYAKNALKKDQRISIRMSKQDFIGIQRKAVDEGILYQTLITSIVHKYLNGKLIPKA